The Peribacillus sp. FSL E2-0218 genome contains a region encoding:
- a CDS encoding Lrp/AsnC family transcriptional regulator — MDEIDVSLLELLQMNGRMTISELSKKLALSRPSISERMYRLQEKGIIEGFSARVSPTAIGRAVLVFIQVSELKVSVSDFEQLVINDLDIIECHRVTGTVGYFLKAALADMDSMRLLIDRLIPYGHLNTSIVLTSPVPSRSILPKVSE, encoded by the coding sequence ATGGATGAAATAGATGTCAGTTTACTGGAGCTTTTACAAATGAATGGAAGGATGACAATAAGTGAACTATCAAAGAAATTGGCCTTAAGTCGACCAAGCATTTCTGAACGCATGTATCGCCTCCAGGAAAAGGGAATCATCGAGGGTTTCAGTGCAAGGGTTTCACCGACCGCAATCGGAAGAGCGGTGCTCGTGTTCATTCAAGTGAGTGAACTTAAGGTTTCCGTTTCCGATTTCGAGCAATTAGTGATAAATGATTTGGATATTATCGAATGCCATCGCGTAACGGGGACAGTGGGGTATTTTCTTAAGGCGGCTTTAGCTGATATGGACAGCATGAGATTACTTATCGATCGATTGATACCCTATGGGCACCTGAATACTTCCATAGTCTTGACATCCCCTGTACCTTCGCGTTCCATCCTTCCAAAGGTCAGTGAATGA
- a CDS encoding carboxymuconolactone decarboxylase family protein, which produces MTRIKNSELGSSPFQRLFHSEEILQKWSDLSESVCADGKLSKELKENVRRVLALGNGCSYCQAKGTPLKPSEVKESYAIGFAEVFLTQREKTGDPFFHVLKEALTDEEISELLAFICFTTSQQYFGALMDLK; this is translated from the coding sequence ATGACAAGAATAAAAAATTCGGAGCTTGGGTCCAGTCCCTTTCAGCGGTTATTTCATTCCGAAGAAATTTTGCAAAAATGGTCAGACCTTTCAGAGAGTGTGTGTGCAGATGGGAAACTATCGAAGGAATTAAAGGAAAATGTCAGGAGGGTCCTGGCCTTGGGCAACGGCTGTTCTTACTGTCAGGCAAAAGGTACTCCACTAAAGCCAAGCGAAGTAAAAGAAAGCTATGCGATTGGGTTTGCAGAAGTATTCCTAACCCAGCGTGAAAAAACGGGGGATCCATTTTTCCACGTATTGAAAGAAGCGCTTACGGATGAAGAAATTTCGGAACTATTGGCCTTCATTTGTTTTACTACGTCCCAGCAATATTTCGGGGCACTGATGGACTTGAAGTGA
- a CDS encoding Lrp/AsnC family transcriptional regulator has product MKIDDKDRDILAELMLNSRVSMRELAKKVGLSAPTVTERVRQMESFGIIKGYVAEIDHKKIGFPIECIVEATIKNGEYEKFKMYISKLPNVDFCYRIAGQACFMLKIRSESLEKVEEFINQTIPFAATVTHVILSEVERKHE; this is encoded by the coding sequence ATGAAAATTGATGATAAAGATAGGGACATCCTTGCTGAATTAATGTTGAATAGCCGGGTCTCAATGAGGGAATTGGCAAAGAAGGTAGGTCTCTCCGCTCCCACCGTTACCGAGCGAGTCCGGCAAATGGAGTCGTTCGGCATCATTAAGGGATACGTTGCCGAAATTGACCACAAAAAGATCGGTTTTCCGATTGAGTGTATCGTGGAAGCAACGATAAAAAATGGGGAATATGAAAAATTCAAAATGTATATTTCCAAGCTGCCGAATGTTGATTTTTGCTATCGAATTGCCGGGCAAGCCTGCTTTATGCTCAAAATTCGCAGTGAGAGTCTGGAAAAAGTGGAGGAATTCATCAATCAAACCATTCCTTTTGCGGCAACGGTGACACATGTCATCCTTTCAGAAGTTGAGCGGAAGCATGAATGA
- the sigY gene encoding RNA polymerase sigma factor SigY, which yields MDEKNLVKAAKNGDDGALAELFQGSYPFLLKYLLKLTFNLQNAEDLAQETYSKAIENLSRFKGTSKFSTWLISIATRLYLDQQRKRKREFNWMKQEQSIRKLKWEAQSNNQVWDDVMEALGQLNDGLRVPVILKHYYGFSYEEIAAIISIPEGTVKSRVHKGIKAIRKELATIDEGSVRISKTLSQE from the coding sequence ATGGACGAAAAAAATCTGGTTAAAGCGGCAAAAAATGGGGATGACGGAGCTTTGGCGGAATTGTTTCAAGGTTCCTATCCTTTCCTGCTTAAATATTTATTGAAATTGACCTTTAACCTGCAAAATGCAGAGGATTTGGCTCAGGAGACCTATTCGAAGGCCATCGAGAATCTTTCAAGGTTCAAGGGGACTTCCAAATTTTCCACTTGGTTGATTTCCATAGCAACACGGCTATATTTGGATCAACAGCGCAAGAGGAAACGCGAATTCAACTGGATGAAACAAGAGCAATCAATACGCAAGCTGAAATGGGAGGCGCAAAGCAATAACCAAGTATGGGATGATGTGATGGAGGCGTTAGGACAGTTGAACGATGGTTTACGGGTGCCGGTCATATTGAAGCATTACTATGGTTTTTCTTACGAAGAAATAGCGGCGATAATCAGCATTCCGGAAGGGACGGTAAAATCCCGTGTCCATAAAGGCATCAAAGCCATAAGAAAGGAGCTGGCAACGATTGATGAAGGATCAGTCAGGATATCCAAAACGCTCAGCCAAGAATGA
- a CDS encoding YxlC family protein, with the protein MKDQSGYPKRSAKNDQDVVDQLNKSLENFDEAISFEVPHPSHFEEKIKILRAETKNRRLRELLIFTITAAVILSFLFLALYLQPVMFIMLQVLTVVFICCYTVHVKRKVKVSHE; encoded by the coding sequence ATGAAGGATCAGTCAGGATATCCAAAACGCTCAGCCAAGAATGATCAAGATGTAGTCGACCAATTGAATAAGAGCCTGGAGAATTTTGATGAGGCGATATCTTTTGAGGTTCCTCATCCGTCGCATTTTGAAGAGAAAATTAAAATTTTGCGTGCAGAGACCAAAAATAGGCGGCTGCGAGAACTGCTTATCTTTACAATAACCGCTGCAGTTATCCTATCTTTCCTGTTTTTGGCGCTGTACCTTCAGCCGGTAATGTTCATAATGCTCCAGGTGCTGACCGTGGTGTTCATTTGTTGCTATACGGTACATGTGAAAAGGAAGGTGAAGGTGAGTCATGAGTAA
- a CDS encoding YbjQ family protein, producing MIIVTTNTVPGKEIKDLKGLVKGNCVQSKHIGKDILAGLRTIVGGEINEYTEMMKEARQKAIGRMVEEAKERGANAIVAMRLETSAIMQNTCEIIAYGTAVYVE from the coding sequence ATGATTATCGTGACTACTAATACGGTTCCTGGTAAAGAAATCAAAGATTTAAAGGGGCTTGTTAAGGGAAACTGTGTTCAATCCAAACATATCGGAAAAGATATCCTTGCTGGATTAAGAACCATTGTCGGTGGCGAAATCAATGAGTATACCGAAATGATGAAAGAGGCGAGGCAAAAAGCAATTGGCAGGATGGTGGAAGAAGCGAAGGAAAGAGGGGCGAATGCCATTGTGGCCATGCGTTTGGAAACTTCAGCTATCATGCAGAACACTTGTGAAATCATCGCCTATGGCACTGCCGTTTATGTGGAATGA